One stretch of Siphonobacter curvatus DNA includes these proteins:
- a CDS encoding zinc ribbon domain-containing protein encodes MEATVAQKLDFLLQLQAIDSQLDEIKKIRGDLPEEVRDLEDDIAGFETRIKRHKDTIDTLDSEIHGYRQAKRDAEKLIVKYKDQQNNVRNNREFDAINKEIEFQELEMKLADKRTAEASEKVRLKEEEIRHTQQLLEERRKDLDAKRKELDIILGESQEDEKKLNEQRDKQALKVEDRLRLAYQRIRDNSSNGLAVVTVRRAACSGCFNVVPPQRQADIREQKKIIICEHCGRILADVEDAPVTVATTSRR; translated from the coding sequence ATGGAAGCAACGGTAGCTCAAAAACTCGATTTTCTCCTCCAATTACAGGCCATAGATTCTCAGTTAGACGAAATCAAAAAAATTCGCGGGGATTTGCCTGAAGAAGTTCGGGATCTTGAGGATGATATCGCCGGGTTTGAAACCCGTATCAAACGTCATAAAGATACCATCGACACGCTTGATTCCGAAATCCACGGCTATCGTCAGGCCAAGCGTGACGCTGAAAAACTGATTGTTAAGTATAAAGATCAGCAAAATAACGTCCGCAATAACCGGGAATTCGATGCCATCAACAAAGAGATCGAATTTCAGGAACTGGAAATGAAACTGGCGGATAAGCGTACGGCTGAAGCCAGCGAAAAAGTGCGTCTGAAAGAAGAAGAAATTCGTCATACGCAACAATTATTGGAAGAACGTCGCAAAGATCTTGACGCGAAACGCAAAGAACTGGACATCATTCTGGGAGAAAGCCAGGAAGATGAAAAGAAACTGAACGAACAACGTGACAAACAGGCACTGAAAGTAGAAGACCGTTTACGTCTGGCTTATCAGCGTATTCGTGACAATTCTTCGAACGGACTAGCCGTTGTAACGGTTCGCCGGGCAGCGTGTAGCGGTTGTTTTAACGTAGTACCTCCCCAACGTCAGGCTGACATTCGGGAGCAGAAGAAAATCATCATCTGTGAACATTGCGGTCGGATTCTGGCGGACGTCGAAGACGCTCCTGTCACGGTTGCTACAACTTCACGGCGGTAA
- the rbfA gene encoding 30S ribosome-binding factor RbfA codes for MESKRQQKFARQIQKDLGDIFQREMRNQFGNAFITVTDVKVSPDLGIARAYLSFLLTEDKDQLLKNIQEKTKQIRQILANKIRNQVRIIPELQFFLDDTSEYAAKMDALFAGITIPPATDEPEEK; via the coding sequence ATGGAATCGAAACGACAACAAAAATTTGCCCGGCAAATACAGAAAGACCTGGGAGATATTTTTCAACGGGAAATGCGGAATCAGTTTGGGAATGCGTTCATTACGGTTACGGACGTGAAAGTAAGCCCCGACTTAGGCATTGCCCGGGCGTATCTGAGTTTTCTGCTGACGGAAGATAAAGACCAATTGCTGAAAAATATCCAGGAAAAAACGAAGCAGATCCGGCAGATTCTGGCGAATAAAATCCGGAATCAGGTACGGATCATTCCTGAATTACAGTTCTTTCTGGATGACACCTCCGAGTACGCGGCTAAAATGGATGCCCTGTTTGCGGGAATCACCATTCCGCCCGCTACTGACGAGCCCGAAGAAAAATAA
- a CDS encoding LOG family protein: MNPAVIEDEARIREAFENRDWAEIKSADSWVVFKVMAEFVEGFDRMAKIGPCVSIFGSARTLPDHPHYKLAEEIAGKLVKLGYGVITGGGPGIMEAGNKGAKENGGKSVGLNIKLPFEQQPNIYIDHDKSINFDFFFVRKVMFVKYAQGFIALPGGFGTMDELFESLTLIQTQKIGRFPIVLVGREYWSGLIDWLRNVMGEENGYIKLNDLNLFSVVDTADEAVGVIEKFYSRYMLKPNF, translated from the coding sequence ATGAATCCGGCGGTCATTGAAGACGAAGCCCGTATTCGGGAAGCCTTCGAAAACCGAGACTGGGCCGAGATCAAGAGTGCCGATTCATGGGTTGTGTTTAAAGTAATGGCCGAGTTTGTGGAAGGGTTTGACCGAATGGCCAAAATCGGTCCCTGTGTCTCCATCTTCGGCTCGGCCCGTACCTTACCCGATCACCCGCACTACAAACTGGCGGAAGAAATTGCGGGAAAACTCGTGAAACTCGGCTATGGCGTGATTACGGGGGGTGGTCCCGGTATTATGGAAGCCGGTAATAAGGGTGCGAAGGAAAATGGCGGTAAATCCGTTGGATTAAACATCAAACTACCTTTTGAACAGCAGCCGAACATTTACATTGACCACGATAAAAGCATCAATTTTGACTTTTTCTTCGTACGGAAAGTAATGTTTGTCAAATACGCCCAGGGCTTCATTGCCCTGCCCGGCGGCTTTGGTACGATGGATGAATTGTTTGAATCACTCACGCTTATTCAGACCCAGAAAATTGGCCGTTTCCCGATTGTACTGGTGGGTCGCGAATACTGGAGTGGGCTGATTGACTGGCTCAGAAATGTAATGGGAGAAGAAAACGGCTACATCAAGTTAAACGACCTGAATTTGTTTAGCGTAGTCGATACGGCGGATGAAGCCGTGGGAGTTATCGAGAAATTCTATTCCCGCTATATGTTGAAGCCTAACTTCTAA
- a CDS encoding response regulator: MTANSILHILLADDDADDRFLVQEAFDEAGAKVQWESVSTEPELLHRLDAKQKLPDLLLLDWNLRPGGGPELLQFIRKHAHVCFLPVIVMSTSSVPEDIKNAYRFGANSYIIKPSSYNDLVNTFKSLYEFWGHIVRLPPEH; this comes from the coding sequence ATGACAGCGAATTCTATCTTACATATCCTATTGGCAGATGATGATGCAGATGATCGCTTTCTAGTACAAGAAGCCTTTGATGAAGCAGGAGCTAAGGTACAATGGGAAAGTGTAAGTACAGAACCTGAATTGCTTCATCGGCTTGACGCAAAGCAAAAACTGCCAGATTTGCTTCTTCTTGACTGGAATCTCCGGCCTGGTGGTGGACCAGAGCTTTTACAATTTATTCGAAAACATGCTCATGTTTGTTTTCTACCCGTTATTGTTATGAGTACCTCTTCAGTACCCGAAGACATCAAAAATGCCTATCGATTTGGGGCTAATTCTTACATTATAAAACCATCCAGCTATAACGATTTAGTTAACACCTTCAAGAGTTTATATGAATTCTGGGGTCATATTGTTCGATTACCTCCTGAGCATTAA
- a CDS encoding DinB family protein yields the protein MAHYIALVPDSNVLEVLHHQYEEVLHRYESLLLPEQADFRYAEGKWSIKEMLGHMIDTERIFSYRALAIARGETQKLPGFEQDEYMAVAQFSRQPLEDLLQQYQFLRKGNLLLFRSFSEEDLSRMGTSSGSPLSSRALIFMIAGHEQHHLNILTERYQLG from the coding sequence ATGGCTCATTATATAGCCTTAGTACCAGACTCTAATGTACTCGAGGTACTACACCATCAATACGAAGAAGTTCTGCATCGTTACGAATCTTTATTATTGCCCGAGCAAGCGGACTTCCGATACGCTGAGGGGAAGTGGAGTATCAAAGAAATGTTAGGGCATATGATTGATACCGAGCGTATTTTCTCTTACCGGGCTTTAGCAATTGCTCGGGGCGAAACTCAGAAACTACCGGGTTTTGAACAGGATGAGTACATGGCCGTAGCTCAGTTTAGCAGACAGCCCCTGGAAGACTTACTGCAACAGTATCAATTTTTACGTAAAGGCAATCTGCTGCTATTTCGTAGTTTCAGTGAGGAGGATCTATCCCGAATGGGTACCAGCAGTGGTTCCCCTTTGTCGAGCCGAGCTCTGATTTTCATGATTGCCGGACATGAGCAGCACCATTTGAACATTTTAACCGAACGTTATCAATTAGGATAG
- a CDS encoding FtsX-like permease family protein, with protein sequence MNLAFLVARRYFLTKKKTSFINLIAIISMLGVCIGTMALVVVLSVFNGLEDFNRQLFKTFDADLRIVPASGKNFRVTDSLRTELKKIQGIKHITQVYEENALVQYGDQRTVVTIKAMDDNLQSHPEMDTARIAGSLILQQQQQNFAVLGIGVARMLGLRPEDPLTPLEIWYPRKNANLAAPGLDAFNQANIQPGGIFSIEQTFDDQYVFVPLRFAEDLFETEGKRTALELQLQPGVAVESVQKQVKMALGSTFNVQNPDEQHASLFRAIQIEKLFVFITLTLIVAIASFNIYFSLSMLAIEKKSDVATLLALGAWPGLIRRIFLTEGALVGFSGALVGLLTGIGICWLQQEYGLIKMELVGSLVDAYPVRMQLFDLVGVTVAIIIITLAASWMPAQKAANQEL encoded by the coding sequence ATGAATCTGGCCTTTCTCGTTGCCCGCCGCTATTTTCTTACCAAGAAGAAAACCTCGTTTATCAATCTTATTGCCATCATTTCCATGCTGGGCGTATGCATTGGTACAATGGCGTTGGTGGTGGTTTTATCCGTATTCAATGGATTGGAAGATTTTAACCGGCAGCTTTTTAAAACCTTTGATGCTGATTTACGGATTGTACCCGCTAGTGGCAAGAATTTTCGGGTAACGGATTCGCTCCGGACGGAACTTAAGAAAATTCAGGGTATCAAGCACATCACGCAGGTATACGAAGAAAATGCTCTGGTTCAGTATGGAGATCAGCGAACAGTAGTAACCATCAAGGCGATGGACGATAATTTACAGTCGCATCCAGAAATGGATACCGCCCGTATCGCCGGAAGTCTGATCCTCCAACAACAACAGCAAAATTTTGCCGTACTCGGCATTGGCGTAGCCCGTATGCTGGGTTTAAGACCGGAAGATCCGCTAACCCCGCTGGAAATCTGGTACCCCCGAAAAAATGCGAATCTGGCTGCTCCCGGTCTGGATGCCTTCAATCAGGCAAACATTCAGCCCGGAGGAATTTTCAGTATCGAACAAACCTTTGACGATCAGTACGTTTTTGTTCCCCTGCGATTTGCGGAAGATTTATTCGAAACGGAGGGAAAACGTACGGCTCTGGAATTACAATTACAACCGGGTGTAGCCGTCGAATCGGTACAGAAGCAAGTGAAAATGGCCTTAGGATCGACGTTCAACGTTCAAAATCCTGATGAACAACACGCCAGTTTGTTCCGAGCCATTCAGATTGAAAAGCTCTTTGTATTTATTACCCTGACACTGATTGTTGCTATTGCTTCCTTCAATATCTATTTCTCCCTGTCCATGCTGGCCATCGAGAAAAAATCCGACGTGGCAACCTTACTGGCTTTAGGAGCCTGGCCCGGATTGATTCGTCGAATTTTCCTCACCGAAGGAGCTTTGGTGGGCTTTAGTGGGGCTTTGGTAGGGCTACTGACTGGTATTGGCATTTGCTGGTTACAGCAGGAATATGGTCTGATAAAAATGGAGCTGGTCGGCTCGCTGGTCGATGCGTATCCCGTCCGAATGCAGCTGTTCGATCTGGTTGGCGTCACCGTCGCCATTATCATTATTACTCTGGCGGCCTCCTGGATGCCCGCCCAGAAAGCCGCCAATCAGGAACTCTAG
- a CDS encoding glycoside hydrolase family 88/105 protein, with amino-acid sequence MKKCIFTSLTLVVLCQITFAQRNETRATDADTPLHLLQPDYPVPYGKVSAEAVTQVLDRVYTYLNAVTPAQLADKQSNKTLTDFSSIDANTTFAKADFRLTSYEWGVTYAALLQASEATGDPKYKAYTNERLKFLAEIAPHFQKLLNEDPQNRLAMRAFLNPHALDDGGALTAAMIKSVRGGNKATLRPLVDHFITYILTKEYRLSDGTLARNRPQPNTLWLDDLFMGVPALAQMGKLTGEAKYYTEATRQVMQFSKRMFNPQKGLYMHGWVEAMNVHPEFHWARANGWAILTKVELLDVLPDNHPQRAKILELLQAHVKGLTACQSGSGFWHQLLDRNDSYLETSATAIYAYCLARAINKGWIDKVAYAPACLLAWNAVSTKVNAKGQVEGTCVGTGMGFDPAFYYHRPISPYAAHGYGPVILAASEVIQLLKKQPFEINDSSLQALQRK; translated from the coding sequence ATGAAAAAATGTATCTTCACCAGTCTTACTTTAGTGGTGCTGTGTCAGATAACTTTTGCTCAACGCAATGAGACTCGGGCTACCGACGCTGATACGCCTTTGCACTTGTTACAACCCGACTATCCGGTCCCTTATGGTAAAGTTTCAGCAGAAGCGGTGACCCAAGTATTGGACCGGGTTTATACGTACTTGAACGCTGTAACGCCTGCTCAACTTGCGGATAAACAAAGCAATAAAACTCTGACAGATTTTTCTTCCATTGATGCGAATACCACCTTTGCAAAAGCTGACTTCCGCCTTACCAGTTACGAATGGGGCGTTACGTATGCGGCTCTGTTACAGGCTAGCGAAGCAACGGGTGATCCCAAGTACAAAGCCTATACCAATGAACGACTAAAATTTCTGGCTGAAATCGCTCCTCATTTTCAGAAACTCCTGAATGAAGATCCCCAGAATCGGCTCGCCATGCGTGCGTTTCTCAATCCGCACGCGTTGGATGATGGTGGAGCCCTTACGGCAGCTATGATTAAATCTGTACGAGGTGGGAATAAGGCGACACTACGTCCACTCGTCGATCATTTCATTACGTATATTCTTACCAAAGAATACCGTTTATCGGATGGGACGCTGGCCCGTAATCGTCCGCAACCTAATACGCTTTGGCTGGATGATTTATTCATGGGCGTACCAGCCCTCGCTCAGATGGGTAAGCTTACGGGCGAGGCGAAGTATTACACAGAAGCGACTCGACAGGTTATGCAGTTTTCGAAGCGGATGTTCAATCCCCAGAAAGGTCTGTACATGCACGGCTGGGTCGAAGCAATGAATGTCCATCCTGAGTTTCACTGGGCTCGGGCCAATGGATGGGCTATTCTGACCAAAGTGGAGCTACTTGACGTACTACCGGATAATCACCCGCAACGGGCTAAAATTCTGGAATTGCTACAAGCTCACGTGAAAGGTTTGACCGCCTGCCAGTCGGGTTCGGGCTTCTGGCACCAGCTTCTAGACCGCAATGATTCATATTTGGAAACTTCTGCTACGGCTATTTACGCTTACTGCCTAGCCCGAGCGATCAATAAAGGCTGGATTGATAAGGTAGCCTATGCCCCCGCCTGTTTGCTGGCCTGGAATGCCGTTTCTACGAAAGTGAACGCCAAAGGACAGGTGGAAGGTACCTGCGTAGGAACGGGTATGGGCTTCGACCCGGCTTTTTACTACCACCGTCCCATCAGCCCCTACGCGGCTCATGGGTACGGTCCGGTTATTCTGGCGGCTTCGGAAGTCATTCAGTTATTGAAAAAACAGCCTTTTGAAATTAACGACAGTTCGTTACAGGCTCTTCAACGAAAATAG
- a CDS encoding Nif3-like dinuclear metal center hexameric protein: MSTIQHVTSFLEKWAPLAYQESYDNAGLIVGDSQQEVKNVLVTLDCTEAIVEEAVQRNCNLIIAHHPIVFKGLKQLNGKNYVERTVIKALKNDIALYAIHTNLDSVKGGVNDRIAQQLGLSSVRILAPKRQTLEKLTTFVPVEQTSQVLEALYAAGAGQIGEYKNCSFRTLGTGTFTPTGSADPFLGELNQPEEVEEYRIEVIFPAPLEGRVLQALRQAHPYEEVAYYLHQLENSNQEVGSGAIGTLPEPLSENDWLAYLKSRMNLKVIRHTEPRNKTVQKIAICGGSGSFLLKDALRQQADVFVTADFKYHEFFDAEKQLMICDIGHYESEVFTKELLSERLTENFPNFATLLSKTDTNPVHYFV, translated from the coding sequence ATGAGTACAATTCAACACGTTACTTCTTTTCTCGAAAAATGGGCTCCCTTGGCCTATCAGGAAAGCTACGACAATGCGGGCCTGATCGTCGGTGATTCACAACAGGAAGTAAAAAATGTTCTCGTTACCCTGGATTGCACGGAAGCCATCGTAGAAGAAGCAGTTCAGCGAAACTGTAACCTGATCATTGCCCATCATCCCATCGTTTTTAAGGGATTGAAACAGTTGAACGGGAAAAATTACGTCGAACGGACCGTAATCAAGGCTCTGAAAAACGACATTGCTCTCTACGCCATTCATACCAATCTGGATAGCGTAAAAGGAGGCGTAAACGATCGGATCGCTCAACAACTCGGGTTGTCGTCAGTGCGTATACTGGCTCCCAAACGGCAGACGCTCGAAAAGCTTACCACCTTCGTTCCCGTAGAACAAACGTCGCAGGTTCTGGAGGCTCTCTATGCCGCCGGAGCGGGTCAGATCGGGGAGTATAAAAACTGCTCGTTCCGAACGCTGGGTACGGGCACCTTCACCCCAACGGGATCAGCGGACCCTTTTCTGGGCGAACTAAATCAGCCCGAAGAAGTGGAGGAGTACCGGATTGAAGTGATTTTCCCGGCTCCTCTGGAAGGGCGGGTGTTACAGGCTCTGCGGCAAGCTCACCCCTACGAAGAAGTGGCCTACTATCTGCATCAGCTCGAAAACAGTAATCAGGAAGTAGGTTCTGGAGCGATCGGTACACTGCCTGAACCACTCTCTGAAAACGATTGGCTAGCGTACCTGAAAAGCCGAATGAACTTGAAAGTGATTCGTCATACGGAACCGCGGAACAAAACCGTACAAAAAATTGCTATCTGTGGTGGATCGGGCAGTTTTCTGCTGAAAGATGCATTACGGCAACAGGCGGACGTTTTCGTAACTGCTGATTTTAAATACCACGAGTTCTTCGATGCCGAAAAGCAGCTAATGATTTGTGATATTGGGCATTACGAAAGCGAAGTTTTCACGAAAGAGCTATTAAGTGAGCGTCTAACGGAAAATTTTCCTAATTTTGCGACACTTTTATCTAAAACTGACACCAATCCGGTTCACTATTTCGTGTAA
- the rpiB gene encoding ribose 5-phosphate isomerase B — protein sequence MKIAIGSDHAGFDYKKRLADYLTLQGHHVTDFGTYSLDSVDYPDFAHPVASAVETQEADFGVLCCGSGQGVCITANKHQDVRAALVWGRELAELSRQHNNANVICIPARFIAYEIAETCVQTFLDTSFEAGRHATRVGKISC from the coding sequence ATGAAAATTGCTATCGGCTCCGATCACGCCGGATTTGATTACAAAAAACGCCTGGCCGATTACCTTACCCTGCAAGGTCATCACGTCACGGACTTTGGTACCTACTCCCTTGATTCCGTTGACTATCCAGACTTTGCTCATCCCGTGGCTTCAGCGGTCGAGACGCAGGAAGCGGACTTTGGCGTCTTGTGTTGCGGCAGTGGTCAGGGCGTTTGCATTACGGCGAATAAACATCAGGATGTTCGGGCAGCTCTGGTTTGGGGCCGGGAATTAGCCGAACTTTCCCGTCAGCATAACAACGCAAATGTCATTTGCATTCCCGCTCGTTTCATTGCCTATGAAATTGCGGAAACCTGCGTACAAACGTTCCTGGATACTTCTTTCGAAGCAGGAAGACATGCCACTCGCGTCGGAAAGATCAGTTGCTAA
- a CDS encoding DUF6427 family protein, translated as MLSFFRVNAAYQLFVLLVILFLVRLPVLMGTTPLLIPEMQWTLLGEQLSKGHGLYDGIWDSTAPMAAAVYAGLHWIFGRSEVMYHFVAYAIAAFQMIYFNLIMSRQSVFSDRNYVPGFIYLVLMNLSFDYTTLSPALLATTFLLLALGTLLKQLDREGIRDELLEVGFYIGIATLFYPPCMVFIIWVVLALLLYSGASFRQHIMNILGFLFPLVIVNLYFYLDGRYDAFTRNFLSIIFQIRQYDLNDFQTLITVLIFPVLLAGLGFLQILKHGRYTNFQSRVQQVMALYLGACLLSVGLMAYLAPMQFVIFTPGLAFFSVYFFETYTRRRWIPEMMFVIFVGGVGILFYLTLLPAFSNTILKLENLTVQPVRLPSEIKNKRILVLGDGMGEYLENYPATAYLNWNLARFDLENLNNYNNVINILRNFEKDPPEYLIDRRNLAPTLFKRIPALARQYEQIDKGIYRKIHA; from the coding sequence TTGCTTAGTTTTTTTCGGGTCAATGCGGCCTACCAGCTTTTCGTACTATTAGTGATCCTATTTCTGGTCCGACTTCCGGTACTGATGGGAACGACCCCGTTGCTGATTCCTGAAATGCAGTGGACGTTGCTGGGCGAACAACTCAGTAAAGGGCATGGCCTGTATGATGGGATTTGGGATAGCACGGCTCCCATGGCGGCGGCGGTATACGCGGGTCTGCACTGGATTTTCGGTCGTTCTGAAGTGATGTATCACTTTGTAGCCTACGCAATAGCCGCTTTTCAGATGATTTATTTCAATCTGATTATGAGTCGGCAAAGCGTTTTTTCGGACCGTAACTACGTACCCGGCTTTATCTATCTGGTGCTGATGAATCTGTCGTTTGATTATACGACGCTTTCTCCGGCTCTATTGGCAACGACCTTTTTGTTGCTAGCTCTGGGTACGCTGCTCAAACAACTCGACCGGGAAGGGATTCGGGATGAACTGCTCGAAGTAGGCTTTTACATTGGTATCGCTACGTTGTTTTACCCACCTTGTATGGTCTTTATTATCTGGGTGGTACTGGCCTTGCTGCTGTATAGTGGTGCGAGCTTTCGGCAGCACATCATGAATATCCTTGGATTTCTTTTCCCGCTGGTCATCGTGAACCTCTATTTTTATCTGGATGGTCGGTACGATGCCTTTACCCGGAATTTTCTCAGTATCATTTTCCAAATCCGCCAATACGATTTGAATGACTTTCAAACCCTGATTACAGTACTGATTTTTCCCGTATTATTGGCTGGATTAGGCTTTCTACAAATTCTCAAACACGGACGATATACAAATTTTCAGTCACGAGTACAGCAGGTGATGGCCTTGTATTTAGGAGCCTGCCTGCTTTCGGTGGGCTTAATGGCTTATCTGGCTCCCATGCAGTTTGTCATTTTTACGCCCGGTCTGGCCTTTTTCAGTGTGTACTTCTTTGAAACCTACACCCGCCGCAGATGGATTCCTGAAATGATGTTTGTCATATTTGTGGGAGGAGTCGGAATTCTGTTTTATTTGACCTTGCTGCCCGCCTTTTCCAATACGATTCTCAAACTGGAAAACCTGACTGTACAACCCGTACGTTTACCTAGTGAGATTAAAAACAAACGAATTCTGGTATTGGGCGATGGCATGGGCGAGTACCTCGAAAATTATCCGGCAACGGCTTATCTGAACTGGAACTTGGCCCGTTTTGATCTGGAGAATCTGAACAATTACAATAACGTCATTAATATCCTGCGAAACTTTGAGAAGGATCCACCAGAGTACCTGATTGACCGCCGTAACCTGGCTCCGACCCTTTTCAAACGCATTCCCGCTTTGGCCCGGCAGTACGAGCAAATCGACAAAGGCATTTACCGGAAGATACACGCTTAA
- a CDS encoding ComEA family DNA-binding protein → MARWMAERIVKYRSKGGIFRKKEDLLRIYDFLEEQYRQLEAYIRLPATTPLYSTSNAKPVFETRSTLVKTERTTFTFQLNEADTTDFKKVYGIGSKLALRIIKFRENLGGFVNENQLREVWGLDSSVVQELLKHGQLTGPGSVRKIKINDVSLEQFRHPYLKPYVAKAILAYRQQHGAFQSAADLKAVKLLDEATLKKLEPYLAF, encoded by the coding sequence GTGGCCCGCTGGATGGCCGAGCGAATCGTCAAGTACCGATCCAAAGGGGGCATATTCCGTAAAAAAGAAGATTTACTACGCATCTATGATTTCCTGGAAGAGCAGTATCGGCAACTGGAAGCGTACATTCGTCTGCCCGCAACAACACCTCTTTATTCCACTTCAAATGCCAAGCCCGTTTTCGAAACCCGTTCTACACTCGTCAAAACGGAGCGTACCACGTTTACCTTTCAACTAAATGAAGCAGATACGACTGATTTTAAGAAGGTCTACGGCATTGGCTCAAAGCTTGCCCTTCGTATCATTAAATTCCGGGAGAATCTGGGTGGTTTTGTAAACGAGAATCAACTACGGGAAGTCTGGGGACTCGATTCAAGCGTAGTACAGGAGCTACTAAAACACGGCCAACTAACGGGACCGGGTTCGGTACGGAAAATTAAAATCAATGACGTAAGTCTGGAACAGTTTCGCCACCCCTACCTGAAGCCTTACGTAGCCAAAGCCATTCTAGCCTATCGACAACAACACGGTGCTTTTCAGTCGGCCGCTGATTTAAAAGCTGTAAAGCTATTGGACGAAGCTACGCTGAAAAAACTAGAACCGTACCTCGCCTTTTAA
- a CDS encoding biotin--[acetyl-CoA-carboxylase] ligase: MYKSYPKTDFLGQKIIYLPSCHSTNDLAADYLREEAPEGLLIITDEQTAGRGQRGSSWIANVGENLTFSFILKPTFLQAPQQFRLSIAVALGVHDFLAQLLGEGVRIKWPNDLYYRDQKLTGILIENSLMGSTLTGAVVGIGVNINQLQFSVPTATSVRQITGREFHLENLLSQLCMTLETRYLQLKNGDYLHQRQEYLDRLYRYQTWHTYQDTTGNVFAGKISGIADNGQLEVETESGIRYFGLKEIIFLQE, encoded by the coding sequence TTGTACAAATCTTATCCGAAGACCGATTTTTTAGGTCAAAAAATTATATATCTGCCAAGTTGTCATTCAACCAATGACCTAGCCGCCGATTATTTACGCGAAGAAGCTCCCGAGGGTCTTCTCATTATTACGGATGAACAAACGGCAGGACGCGGACAACGCGGAAGTAGTTGGATTGCCAACGTAGGCGAAAACTTGACCTTTTCTTTTATTCTCAAGCCGACGTTCCTGCAGGCCCCGCAGCAGTTTCGGTTGAGTATTGCCGTCGCTCTGGGGGTACACGACTTTTTGGCGCAATTGCTGGGGGAAGGCGTACGCATAAAATGGCCCAACGATTTGTATTACAGGGATCAAAAACTGACGGGCATTCTGATCGAAAATTCCCTGATGGGAAGTACGTTGACCGGAGCTGTCGTAGGAATTGGTGTAAACATCAATCAACTGCAGTTCAGTGTGCCTACGGCCACGTCAGTCCGACAGATCACAGGTCGGGAATTTCACTTGGAAAATCTCCTGAGCCAGCTCTGTATGACTTTGGAAACCCGCTATCTACAATTAAAAAACGGGGACTACCTACATCAACGCCAGGAATACCTGGATCGTTTGTATCGGTATCAAACCTGGCACACCTATCAGGATACAACGGGTAATGTATTTGCGGGTAAAATCAGCGGCATCGCCGACAACGGGCAGCTCGAAGTCGAAACGGAAAGCGGTATTCGGTATTTTGGTCTTAAGGAAATCATTTTTCTGCAGGAATAA